A genomic region of Parambassis ranga chromosome 7, fParRan2.1, whole genome shotgun sequence contains the following coding sequences:
- the gp9 gene encoding platelet glycoprotein IX → MRSTIGFAVLLVLTTSRVDTTGNPCLCSAVLPARLKVNCSSLNLMELPHLPADTTELHMQDNRLTSVPPGLFDRFVGLKKVSLSGNAFNCDCRIQYLRNWLLRNRDVVSKEPVCSSPSSVAQKAISELSDDFFAPCTITTCTDGTYNTMMAVMLCCLIVLLLWSFILARKSTFTLYIDERHSGFEADSLRSLKPKHRRRLHTGLSEISSDSDYIPLTDDLERPLANMELLPQVLDVLHKKHNIKIKAT, encoded by the coding sequence ATGAGGTCCACCATAGGCTTCGCTGTCCTCCTCGTCCTGACCACGTCCAGGGTAGACACCACTGGTAATCCCTgcctctgttcagctgttctgCCTGCTAGACTGAAAGTCAACTGCAGCTCTTTAAACCTCATGGAGCTGCCTCACCTGCCCGCTGACACCACAGAGCTCCATATGCAGGACAATCGGCTCACCTCAGTGCCTCCAGGCCTGTTTGACAGATTTGTCGGCCTGAAAAAAGTCTCTCTTTCTGGGAACGCCTTCAACTGTGACTGTAGGATACAGTACCTGAGGAACTGGTTACTGAGAAACAGAGATGTTGTTTCAAAGGAGCCTGTCTGCTCCAGCCCGAGCTCTGTGGCTCAGAAAGCCATTAGTGAACTCAGTGATGACTTCTTTGCTCCGTGCACCATTACAACATGCACTGACGGGACATATAACACCATGATGGCAGTGATGCTGTGCTGCCTCATTGTTCTGCTTCTCTGGAGCTTCATACTAGCCAGAAAGTCCACTTTCACTCTATACATAGATGAGAGACATTCAGGGTTCGAGGCGGACTCTTTACGTTCACTGAAGCccaaacacaggaggaggctgCACACCGGACTGTCAGAAATCAGTTCCGACTCAGATTACATCCCTTTGACAGATGATCTAGAAAGGCCACTTGCCAACATGGAGTTATTGCCACAAGTACTGGACGTGTTACACAAGAAGCACAACATAAAGATAAAGGCTACCTGA
- the LOC114439172 gene encoding haloacid dehalogenase-like hydrolase domain-containing 5 → MRGLLPFYRGLYTLSNRHARRKAGIVGSRCGLCGTQSNSKPQPCFGLLFDIDGVLVRGKMPIPAAKKAFEKLVDSQGQFVVPVVFVTNAGNCLRQTKADQLSHILGVPITQDQVIMSHSPLRMFKKFHDKCVLVSGQGPVLEIAKNVGFNKVVSIDMLRESYPLLDMVDHNRRPKLPSNPVINLPKVEAVVLFGEPIRWETNLQLIIDTLLTNGNLTNAHQTQNRPHLPLLACNMDLMWMAEAHSPRFGHGTFLVCLENIYKKITGKDLKYDALIGKPSELTYHFAEYLIRSQAEQKQWKLPITSLYAIGDNLMTDIYGANLYNCYLEERVGRKNPKAVAKMVAATGSTAAVPGEEEIESLWENELALPSATSCKSILVCTGVYNPNAEVPSDSNRCIKETVFHGHRDFRFDPALVEPGHIVQDVADAVDLIFEQEKFVPQ, encoded by the exons ATGAGGGGACTCCTGCCGTTTTACCGGGGCCTGTACACCCTAAGTAACCGTCATGCTAGGCGCAAAGCTGGGATTGTCGGTTCTCGATGCGGGCTTTGCGGAACTCAGTCAAATAGCAAG CCACAGCCATGCTTCGGGCTGTTGTTTGACATTGATGGTGTGCTGGTCCGAGGAAAGATGCCAATCCCTGCAGCGAAAAAGGCATTCGAGAAGTTGGTCGACTCTCAGGGACAGTTTGTGGTGCCAGTTGTTTTTGTCACAAATGCAGGGAACTGCCTCCGACAAACAAAAGCCGACCAGCTCTCTCACATCCTGGGAGTCCCT ATCACACAAGACCAAGTCATCATGTCTCATAGTCCCCTGAGGATGTTTAAGAAGTTCCACGACAAGTGTGTCCTGGTGTCAGGGCAAGGACCAGTCCTGGAAATTGCCAAGAA CGTGGGCTTTAACAAAGTTGTCAGTATTGACATGCTGAGGGAGTCGTACCCTTTGCTGGACATGGTGGATCACAACAGGAGACCCAAACTGCCG TCCAATCCTGTCATCAACCTTCCTAAGGTTGAAG ctgtggtttTGTTCGGGGAGCCAATTCGATGGGAGACCAACCTGCAGCTTATAATTGACACCTTATTGACCAACGGTAACCTCACCAATGCTCATCAGACCCAAAACAGACCTCACCTCCCGCTGCTGGCCTGTAACATGGACCTCATGTGGATGGCCGAGGCACATTCTCCACG GTTTGGTCATGGGACGTTTCTTGTGTGCCTCGAGAACATCTATAAGAAGATAACGGGCAAAGACTTGAAGTATGACGCCCTCATTGGAAAACCCAGTGAGCTGACCTACCATTTTGCAGAGTACCTCATCAGAAGCCAGGCTGAGCAGAAGCAATGGAAACTACCCATTACTTCCCTCTATGCTATAGG GGATAACCTGATGACTGACATCTATGGTGCCAACCTGTACAATTGTTACCTGGAGGAGAGAGTCGGTAGAAAGAATCCTAAAGCTGTTGCCAAGATGGTGGCCGCCACTGGTTCCACTGCCGCAGTACCCGGAGAGGAAGAGATCGAAAGCCTGTGGGAAAACGAGCTCGCGCTGCCTTCCGCTACGTCCTGTAAGTCCATCCTCGTCTGCACGGGTGTTTACAACCCCAACGCTGAGGTGCCGTCTGACTCGAACCGCTGCATCAAAGAGACTGTGTTCCACGGCCACCGGGACTTCAGGTTCGACCCTGCGCTGGTGGAGCCGGGTCACATTGTGCAGGATGTTGCAGATGCTGTCGACCTCATCTTTGAGCAGGAAAAGTTTGTGCCTCAGTAG
- the cnbpa gene encoding CCHC-type zinc finger, nucleic acid binding protein a isoform X1 — translation MEMSSNSDCYGCGRSGHLVKHCPNPISGRGRGRGRGRGKELFCYRCGDQGHMARDCDQTEDACYNCHRSGHISRDCKEPKKEREQLCYTCGKAGHMARDCDHANEQKCYSCGGFGHIQKLCDKVKCYRCGEIGHVAVHCSKASETNCYNCGKAGHLAKECTIEATA, via the exons ATGGAGATGAGCAGCAACAGTGATTGCTACGGATGTGGTCGTTCCGGGCATTTGGTCAAGCACTGCCCTAACCCCATCAGTGGGCGTGGACGTGGCAGGGGTCGGGGACGAGGCAAGG AGCTGTTTTGTTACCGATGTGGAGACCAAGGACACATGGCCAGGGATTGCGACCAAACCGAGGATG CTTGCTACAACTGCCACAGGAGTGGTCATATTTCCCGGGACTGCAAGGAGCCCAAAAAGGAGAGGGAGCAGCTCTGCTACACCTGCGGCAAAGCTGGCCACATGGCCCGTGACTGCGACCATGCTAACGAGCAGAAGTGCTACTCCTGTGGTGGGTTTGGCCACATCCAGAAACTTTGCGACAAGGTGAAATGTTACAG GTGTGGTGAGATTGGCCACGTTGCCGTGCATTGCAGTAAAGCCAGCGAGACCAACTGCTACAATTGCGGAAAGGCTGGCCACCTGGCAAAAGAGTGCACCATTGAAGCCACCGCATAA
- the cnbpa gene encoding CCHC-type zinc finger, nucleic acid binding protein a isoform X2 yields MEMSSNSDCYGCGRSGHLVKHCPNPISGRGRGRGRGRELFCYRCGDQGHMARDCDQTEDACYNCHRSGHISRDCKEPKKEREQLCYTCGKAGHMARDCDHANEQKCYSCGGFGHIQKLCDKVKCYRCGEIGHVAVHCSKASETNCYNCGKAGHLAKECTIEATA; encoded by the exons ATGGAGATGAGCAGCAACAGTGATTGCTACGGATGTGGTCGTTCCGGGCATTTGGTCAAGCACTGCCCTAACCCCATCAGTGGGCGTGGACGTGGCAGGGGTCGGGGACGAG AGCTGTTTTGTTACCGATGTGGAGACCAAGGACACATGGCCAGGGATTGCGACCAAACCGAGGATG CTTGCTACAACTGCCACAGGAGTGGTCATATTTCCCGGGACTGCAAGGAGCCCAAAAAGGAGAGGGAGCAGCTCTGCTACACCTGCGGCAAAGCTGGCCACATGGCCCGTGACTGCGACCATGCTAACGAGCAGAAGTGCTACTCCTGTGGTGGGTTTGGCCACATCCAGAAACTTTGCGACAAGGTGAAATGTTACAG GTGTGGTGAGATTGGCCACGTTGCCGTGCATTGCAGTAAAGCCAGCGAGACCAACTGCTACAATTGCGGAAAGGCTGGCCACCTGGCAAAAGAGTGCACCATTGAAGCCACCGCATAA